CTGCCCCTTGGGTGCACGATGACGGATGCCGCGTCAGGCCGTCTGGCCGGCGAGGCCCGGCGCGACATCGCCCGGAACCGCGTCGTCGGTCGTATCGCTGAGCTCGCCCTCCCATTTGGCGATACTCGCCACCGCGATCGAATTGCCGACCGCATTGGTGGCCGAGCGGCCCATGTCGAGGAACTGGTCGACGCCCATGATCAGCAGCAGGCCGGCCTCGGGGATGTTGAACTGGTTGAGGGTGGCCGCGATGACCACCAGCGAGGCGCGCGGCACGCCGGCCATGCCCTTCGAGGTGAGCATCAGCAGCAGCAGCATGGTGATCTGCGTGCCGAGCGGCAGCTCGATGCCGTAGGCCTGGGCGATGAACAGCACGGCGAAGGTGCAGTACATCATGCTGCCGTCGAGATTGAAGGAATAACCCATCGGCAGCATGAAGCTGGAGATCTTGCGGCTGACGCCGAAGCGGTCGAGCGCCTCCAGCATCTTCGGATAGGCGGCCTCCGAGCTCGCGGTGGAGAACGAGATCAGGAACGGCTCCTTGACCAGGCTGACGAGCTGGAACACGCGCGGGCCGAGGATCAGGAAGCCGACCGCCACCATCAGCGCCCAGAGCGCGAACAGCCCGAGATAGAAGCTGCCCATGAACTTGGCGAAGGTGACGAGGATGCCGAGGCCCTGGGTGGTGATGGTGGAGGCGACCGCCGCGAACACCGCGATGGGCGCGAAATACATCACCATGCCGGTGATCTTCAGCATCATGTGGGCGGCCTGGTCGATCAGCTCGGTCAGCGCCCTGCCCTTCTCGCCGAGCGAGGCGAGCGCGATGCCGGCGAAGATCGAGAACACCACGATCTGCAGCACCTCGTTGGTGGCGAGCGCCTCGACGATCGATTTCGGCACGAGATGCGTGATGAAGTCCTTCAGCGTGAAGGACGAGGTGCGCAGATTGGTGGAGGCGCCGACATCGGGCAGCGGCAGGCCGATATTGTGCCCGGGCTGCAGGATGTTCGCGAAGATCAGGCCGAGCACCAGCGAGATCAGCGAAGCGGCCATGAACCAGCCGAGCGCCTTGATGCCGACGCGACCGATCGAGGAGGTATCGCCCATATGCGCGATGCCGACGATCAGGGTCGTCAGCACCAGCGGGCCGATGATCATCTTGATCAGCCGCAGGAAGACGGTGGTGATGATGTTGATGTTGTCGGCGATCTGCCCGGCCACTTTCGGGTCGGGATAGTTGACGTTGCACATATAGCCGACGACGACGCCGAGGATCATGCCGATCAGGACGTAGAGCGTGATCCCTCGCTTCTTGGGTTCTGCTGCAGCGGCTGCCATTGACTTCACTCCTGTTGCGCCCCTGGATCAGGCAAGTGGTTGCGGTCTCGCGCCGTGGCCGGCGTCTTCGGTGGCGGTGGGGGAAAGATCGAAGGTCACCGTGTGGCTGCCTTCGGCGAAATCAGCGACGCGCTGGCGCCAGCGCTTGCCGGGCCAGGCGAGCTCCACCGCGTCCTCGCGCGGCGTGTAGACGACCGTGTAGAGCGTGCCGTAGCCGCGGTCGTAGGCGGTCTGGAACAGCGGCGGCCGCAGCATGGCGG
This portion of the bacterium YEK0313 genome encodes:
- the dctA_3 gene encoding C4-dicarboxylate transport protein, which codes for MAAAAAEPKKRGITLYVLIGMILGVVVGYMCNVNYPDPKVAGQIADNINIITTVFLRLIKMIIGPLVLTTLIVGIAHMGDTSSIGRVGIKALGWFMAASLISLVLGLIFANILQPGHNIGLPLPDVGASTNLRTSSFTLKDFITHLVPKSIVEALATNEVLQIVVFSIFAGIALASLGEKGRALTELIDQAAHMMLKITGMVMYFAPIAVFAAVASTITTQGLGILVTFAKFMGSFYLGLFALWALMVAVGFLILGPRVFQLVSLVKEPFLISFSTASSEAAYPKMLEALDRFGVSRKISSFMLPMGYSFNLDGSMMYCTFAVLFIAQAYGIELPLGTQITMLLLLMLTSKGMAGVPRASLVVIAATLNQFNIPEAGLLLIMGVDQFLDMGRSATNAVGNSIAVASIAKWEGELSDTTDDAVPGDVAPGLAGQTA